One Defluviitoga tunisiensis genomic window carries:
- a CDS encoding ABC transporter substrate-binding protein — protein sequence MKRFVLLFLSVLLLAGFTFSVTTIEFWHAMSGQRVPLIENMVKDFEALHPDIKVNIQFTGSYPETISKLIAAVQSKNAPHVVQIYEIGTRIMIDSGVIVPAQELLDKDPTFDVGVLLDPIVNYYTVDGKLYSMPFNSSTALLYYNKTLFKEAGLDPNKPPKTYDEFLEYSRLLTKKDSSGKTIQYGFTWPTHAWVFEQMLAVADAPFVNNNNGRTGRATEAVFNNEAGLKIFKLLDQLNKEGLIINTTHEDWSAARQNFISGKAAMLITSTSDVQLFEEGLKSNNYELGTAFLPVPDISISGGPVVGGASLWLIKGHPDNELQAAWELMKFINNEEQQITWHKGTGYYPVRKDAVETLHYEGFYADNPNYFTSLLQLLLAKRNYNTAGAVIGVFQEARETIENAYDKMVAGQMTPEKALKWAEEEVTKLIKEYNKFYQ from the coding sequence ATGAAACGTTTTGTGTTGTTATTTTTATCTGTTTTACTTTTGGCAGGGTTTACATTTTCTGTTACAACGATTGAATTTTGGCATGCTATGAGCGGACAAAGAGTTCCCCTAATTGAAAACATGGTTAAAGACTTTGAGGCTCTTCATCCAGATATTAAAGTAAACATTCAATTTACTGGTAGCTATCCTGAAACTATTAGCAAACTTATTGCTGCTGTTCAATCTAAAAATGCGCCACATGTTGTTCAGATATATGAAATTGGTACAAGAATTATGATTGATAGCGGCGTAATTGTTCCTGCACAAGAATTGCTAGATAAAGATCCCACTTTTGATGTTGGAGTATTACTTGATCCTATAGTAAATTACTATACAGTTGATGGAAAACTTTATTCAATGCCTTTCAATTCGTCAACAGCTTTATTATATTACAATAAAACTCTTTTCAAAGAAGCTGGACTTGACCCAAATAAACCACCCAAGACATATGACGAATTTCTAGAATATTCTAGACTTCTTACTAAAAAAGATTCTAGCGGAAAGACTATTCAATACGGTTTTACATGGCCAACTCACGCATGGGTATTTGAGCAAATGTTAGCGGTGGCGGATGCTCCTTTTGTAAATAACAACAACGGAAGAACAGGAAGAGCAACGGAAGCTGTTTTCAATAATGAAGCAGGTTTAAAGATATTTAAACTTCTCGACCAATTAAACAAAGAAGGCTTAATTATTAACACAACTCATGAGGATTGGTCTGCAGCAAGGCAAAACTTTATCTCCGGTAAAGCTGCAATGTTGATTACGTCAACTTCTGATGTACAATTGTTTGAGGAAGGATTAAAGAGTAATAATTATGAACTTGGAACTGCTTTTTTACCTGTACCTGATATTTCAATAAGCGGAGGTCCTGTAGTTGGAGGAGCAAGTCTTTGGTTAATTAAAGGCCATCCTGATAATGAACTACAAGCGGCTTGGGAATTAATGAAATTTATTAATAACGAAGAACAACAAATTACATGGCATAAAGGAACTGGCTATTATCCCGTAAGAAAAGATGCAGTGGAAACTTTACATTACGAAGGATTCTATGCTGATAATCCAAATTATTTCACTTCTTTGTTACAGTTATTATTAGCAAAAAGAAATTACAATACCGCAGGAGCAGTCATAGGAGTATTTCAAGAAGCACGTGAAACTATAGAAAATGCTTATGATAAAATGGTTGCTGGTCAAATGACCCCAGAAAAAGCTTTGAAATGGGCGGAAGAAGAAGTAACAAAACTTATAAAGGAATACAATAAATTTTATCAATAG
- a CDS encoding carbohydrate ABC transporter permease produces the protein MKWGKYTPFLLLIPTFLIIILFIYWPTISSFMLSFYKVSPFGDRKIFVGFDNFINLFKSQAYLNSIKVTIIYVVITVFSVIFFGYLIALLLDNKVFGVKFYRTLIFTPYAISFTIAGALWTFMLNPVAGHINYFLDRFFGISANWLTGQPFALISIMITSIWKMLPFSIIFYLAGLQSIPEEVIESAIIDGTNNWQRIWKIKFPMLSPTTFYLIIMEITHSMFESFGIIDIMTKGGPVETTTTMIYRLYLDSFYFQKTGEAAAQSVILFLIMCFITFFYFRFGEKTVHYQ, from the coding sequence ATGAAATGGGGAAAATATACTCCATTCCTACTATTAATACCTACGTTTTTAATTATCATTCTTTTTATTTACTGGCCAACCATCTCATCTTTTATGCTTAGCTTTTACAAAGTCTCTCCATTTGGAGATAGAAAAATATTCGTAGGCTTTGATAACTTCATTAATTTATTTAAAAGTCAAGCTTACTTAAATTCAATAAAAGTGACTATAATCTATGTTGTCATCACTGTCTTTAGTGTAATTTTTTTTGGATATCTTATAGCTTTGCTGTTAGATAACAAAGTTTTCGGTGTTAAATTTTATCGAACTTTAATATTCACACCTTATGCAATTTCATTTACAATTGCAGGTGCTCTTTGGACATTTATGTTAAACCCAGTAGCCGGCCATATTAATTATTTTCTTGATCGTTTTTTTGGGATAAGCGCCAATTGGCTTACTGGTCAACCATTCGCATTGATTTCTATAATGATTACAAGTATTTGGAAAATGCTTCCTTTTTCCATTATATTTTATCTAGCAGGTCTCCAATCTATACCAGAAGAAGTCATAGAAAGTGCAATTATTGACGGAACAAACAACTGGCAAAGAATTTGGAAGATAAAATTTCCAATGCTTTCTCCAACAACTTTTTATCTTATTATTATGGAAATTACGCATTCTATGTTTGAATCTTTTGGAATCATAGACATAATGACAAAAGGTGGTCCTGTAGAAACTACTACGACCATGATATATAGATTGTATTTAGATTCATTTTATTTTCAAAAAACGGGAGAGGCTGCCGCTCAAAGTGTTATTTTGTTTCTAATAATGTGTTTTATTACTTTCTTCTATTTTAGGTTCGGCGAAAAAACCGTCCATTATCAGTAA
- a CDS encoding ABC transporter ATP-binding protein — protein sequence MISTANKYALKLEDVCSHVGTFELKNISFELGGGDVLSVLGPSGSGKTVLLRTIAGLIKLDSGKILLGSHRIDDYSPKDRKVGFVFQNYALFPHLDSKLNLGFPLYIRGKKKKEVYVEATNVAQELDGLPNYLEFKPSELPEGMKQLIALGREKLNECNLLLLDEPLSQLDRKLHIEMRTLLKKFITDLSKTTVAVFSDPEDAIALSNYIMILDNGEILQYGETFEVYNNPINIKVMELLSRLGLNIIDLEIVGGKIFKTFSVNLPDGLYKLCFRPEEIEVSNKGLEVISQKSYIYDSSRKIIECDFKGQVLKLLVPKSTSQKFKFVPTNPKFFNL from the coding sequence ATGATATCAACAGCTAATAAATATGCTTTAAAATTAGAAGACGTATGTTCTCACGTAGGCACATTTGAACTTAAAAATATCTCTTTTGAACTTGGTGGTGGAGATGTACTTTCGGTGTTAGGGCCTTCAGGATCAGGAAAAACTGTTCTTTTAAGAACTATTGCCGGATTAATAAAACTAGATTCTGGAAAAATACTATTAGGCTCGCATAGAATTGATGATTATTCTCCCAAAGATAGAAAGGTTGGATTCGTATTTCAAAATTACGCTCTCTTTCCTCACCTTGATTCAAAGCTTAATTTGGGATTTCCTTTATATATTAGAGGAAAAAAGAAAAAAGAAGTGTACGTAGAAGCTACCAATGTTGCTCAAGAACTAGACGGACTTCCAAATTATTTAGAATTTAAGCCAAGTGAACTTCCTGAAGGTATGAAACAATTAATTGCCCTTGGAAGGGAAAAATTAAACGAGTGTAATTTATTACTTCTAGATGAACCTTTAAGCCAGCTTGACAGAAAATTGCATATCGAAATGAGAACGTTATTAAAAAAATTTATTACCGACTTAAGTAAAACAACCGTTGCTGTTTTTAGTGACCCTGAAGATGCGATTGCTCTAAGTAATTATATTATGATTTTAGATAATGGTGAAATACTACAATATGGAGAAACATTTGAAGTATACAATAATCCAATAAACATTAAAGTTATGGAACTCTTATCAAGATTAGGATTGAATATAATAGATCTTGAAATAGTTGGAGGAAAAATTTTCAAGACCTTTTCAGTTAATCTTCCCGATGGTTTATATAAATTATGTTTTAGACCAGAAGAAATTGAAGTCAGCAATAAGGGGTTAGAAGTTATATCTCAAAAAAGCTATATTTATGATTCTTCAAGAAAGATAATTGAATGTGATTTTAAAGGACAAGTTCTTAAATTACTAGTTCCTAAAAGTACTTCTCAAAAGTTTAAATTTGTTCCAACAAACCCAAAATTTTTTAATTTATAA
- a CDS encoding carbohydrate ABC transporter permease — protein MKISSKKKINYVLIEVGLIIVSIIMFLPFFLAVSMSFMSEVEVFSYPPKFLPSQINFKNYKEALDIMNLKRMLLNSFIVATCTTLGKIITGTLGAFAFSSFNFKGKNTLFFTLFITLFLPAETVMILPLFMIMSKFGWVNTYWALIIPFTASATNTFLFRQHFMSIPTELEDAAKIDGATPMQYFRKILIPLSGPMIAGASIINFVYAWNMYLWPLIVTMDNKMKTVQIGVKMLIATDSTNNWGIIMAGTLMAALPTLILFFVLQDLFVKSLVTSGLKG, from the coding sequence TTGAAAATATCGTCAAAGAAGAAAATAAATTATGTATTAATCGAAGTTGGATTAATAATAGTATCAATAATAATGTTTTTACCGTTTTTTTTAGCTGTATCTATGAGTTTTATGAGCGAGGTAGAGGTTTTTTCATATCCACCAAAATTTCTTCCTTCTCAAATTAACTTTAAAAACTATAAAGAAGCATTAGATATAATGAATCTTAAGAGAATGCTTTTAAATTCTTTCATAGTAGCAACTTGTACTACACTGGGGAAAATAATTACCGGGACTCTTGGTGCATTTGCTTTTTCTTCTTTTAACTTTAAAGGTAAAAATACTCTTTTTTTTACTTTATTTATAACTTTGTTTTTGCCTGCAGAAACAGTAATGATTCTTCCTTTATTTATGATCATGTCAAAATTCGGGTGGGTCAATACATATTGGGCTTTGATCATACCTTTCACAGCATCAGCAACCAATACATTTTTATTTAGACAACATTTTATGTCTATTCCAACTGAATTAGAGGATGCAGCAAAAATTGATGGCGCGACTCCTATGCAATATTTTAGGAAAATATTGATTCCATTATCAGGTCCGATGATAGCAGGGGCTTCAATAATTAATTTTGTTTACGCTTGGAACATGTATTTATGGCCATTAATAGTCACAATGGATAATAAAATGAAGACAGTTCAAATTGGTGTAAAAATGCTAATAGCAACAGATAGTACAAACAATTGGGGAATAATCATGGCAGGAACATTGATGGCTGCCCTACCAACATTAATTTTATTTTTTGTACTTCAAGATCTATTTGTTAAGAGTTTAGTAACCAGTGGATTAAAGGGATAA
- a CDS encoding glycerophosphodiester phosphodiesterase family protein, which translates to MEDFLVLGHRGYRAKYAENTIEAFQKALEYGADGIEYDSRLTKDGVLVVLHDEEINGIKLNSIEYNQLKNIKFSNGQTIPTVEETIRSLNNKAILNLEVKEVEAAIPSYEITKKLGALKRTLFSSFKVDALRKIRKIDKEVKLGLLVQYDTLDNLPQLHKELSLYSLNLWVDAVKENIQESSKMLRKWKDAGLKIYLWTLNNPQDLYDLEGFYDCVITDEVELIVTERKRMKKKEQSSK; encoded by the coding sequence ATGGAGGATTTTTTAGTATTGGGTCATAGAGGTTACAGAGCAAAATATGCAGAAAACACTATTGAGGCATTTCAAAAAGCTTTAGAATATGGTGCTGATGGTATTGAATATGATTCTAGATTAACTAAAGATGGGGTTCTTGTAGTATTACATGATGAAGAAATTAATGGCATAAAATTAAACTCCATCGAATATAACCAACTAAAGAATATTAAATTTTCAAATGGTCAAACTATACCTACTGTTGAAGAAACAATTAGATCTTTGAACAATAAAGCTATCTTAAATCTAGAAGTAAAAGAAGTGGAAGCAGCTATTCCTTCTTACGAAATAACAAAAAAATTAGGGGCATTAAAAAGAACATTATTTTCATCATTCAAAGTTGATGCACTAAGAAAAATAAGAAAAATAGATAAAGAGGTTAAATTAGGACTATTGGTTCAATATGATACCTTAGATAATTTACCTCAATTGCATAAGGAATTAAGCCTTTATTCTTTAAATTTATGGGTTGATGCTGTGAAAGAAAATATTCAAGAATCATCAAAAATGTTAAGAAAATGGAAAGATGCTGGCTTGAAAATATATTTATGGACTCTTAACAATCCTCAAGATTTATATGATTTAGAAGGTTTTTACGATTGTGTAATAACCGATGAAGTGGAACTAATAGTTACTGAAAGAAAAAGAATGAAAAAAAAGGAACAATCTTCTAAATAA